One stretch of Solenopsis invicta isolate M01_SB chromosome 16, UNIL_Sinv_3.0, whole genome shotgun sequence DNA includes these proteins:
- the LOC105202562 gene encoding inositol polyphosphate-4-phosphatase type I A isoform X1 — protein sequence MRFNKQELLTLATQPSQKFEKEGILYVRERQEGFFRRTESTGKKLQNKNQKRRSHKSLRDLNCVTAGASKVSLERWCRLRGNLLFYFKSREQWSEPLGVIILEQCTVRVDPSSTNVPYGFSIVFDGGLFQQLGANTAEERDSWLQALQLASYECMRSQLLSLRQRIEAFSGHKHDTDIQMLRLQRGTFTDPAEVPMCEISLACDNLLCDGHGRPPTPVLEIDVQSKSSKTWIKYARTEVVDRSSNPNFLTTVSFRASDGLTTETKIRITAYDVRERVSQTATPIGSAVVTFSTVQDTPRLRIPLKSAKTTTVGFLTINVWNLEAEDKGNSTESTPSRNAVYTNNNQQLPSHRRSQSLPPRLGTKIKFPYQGQLKLLFANPFVQTYRFHSGLGGDICVHEIMAESKLCFQFPQHLLGIWIQEEKELLQEVAGMGELREPWHTKQVELLDRHLHLLHLYSQAKENLAAYKGSYFKQSSRKNDRTLEFAPLNLHLQRMWVHNDTLNKCGFYDFISVGAFTAHSHKSKNGGLIRLVQALKESPMRSNQLYQGTSKITMAHDAIQAIKQLRRDVVEAMRSLMKLAKEKQTSGMLPICEDMITKTRILLSLWDPGLVEEALTFLEEYKVAKVQDNSTTSSDDTLTLDFKINQSLSPFKRITQQLNFDLKSPDFDDFVTPDTPECVQDIWSKNGIRNGQYASIAYSKNEIPNNNTGESEEENFVIFPDVEDDLKQAEADTDESIQRNHDNEKKEGYDDEKEDLKNETDPCKRFLDTQKMCNSPSANYYKPTDEPEPWDLTQLNIEASVMCLVSKVKFLCGRCSSPAVRLRNKGSMGRTQSLKGGCLPSNRHNVEVVTIQPKNGIKCEESNKLLEESNERLQSSPGIEKPALSKAKEGITDTYRNSSSNEVCQAVDSMTRVIKSNSGQRNKFTEGLDFASIVDWTSELRPSMKKLRQAMDGLLKTARLTHSVFRVQEDSKTAQRVCNVRYRRDVCFSQALTALVTGIMAKLWCQRPDPMFLLILTTLGPLVSFEGLLSYYGDEIDMWGDMAVAVEDTHTVTFTLSRCGIQPRVEGKSNVLQLPVPRVVGSRSALTVILPVPDTIYSLLPLVPSSRQTLSFNVTPVFFNVGINEMASLAESLGTTKPQEKSNMDNFDRLNEYYLRFKKLNLPTEPTSTRFAARSILGHTLSDMMTNLKTCVQEKVNKNVEILQLSSQICRRMRGLRFTSCKSAKDRTGMSITLEQVNILSSEYHLAEHEYMRALDCMRSEGCRRENTWKNIGVRKYAFNSLQILTLPRLYRPPTGTYGSAQT from the exons ATGAGATTCAATAAGCAGGAGTTACTGACTCTGGCTACACAGCCTTCGCAGAAATTCGAGAAGGAGGGAATCCTGTATGTGAGAGAACGGCAGGAAGGCTTCTTTCGCAGGACAGAAA GTACAGGTAAAAAACTTCAGAACAAAAATCAGAAACGGAGGTCGCATAAGAGTCTACGAGATCTCAATTGCGTTACTGCCGGCGCGAGCAAAG TAAGTCTCGAACGATGGTGCAGACTGCGAGGCAATCTTCTGTTCTATTTCAAATCGCGGGAGCAGTGGTCGGAGCCGCTGGGGGTGATCATCCTGGAGCAGTGTACGGTACGCGTGGATCCGTCCAGCACCAACGTCCCTTACGGATTCAGCATAG TTTTCGACGGAGGCTTATTTCAACAGTTAGGCGCGAATACAGCCGAGGAACGGGACAGTTGGTTGCAGGCGCTGCAACTGGCCAGCTACGAGTGCATGCGGAGCcagttgttatcgttgcgcCAGCGCATCGAGGCCTTCAGTGGGCACAAGCACGACACCGACATACAGATGTTGCGGTTGCAGCGCGGGACCTTCACAG ATCCGGCGGAAGTGCCAATGTGCGAGATATCATTAGCCTGTGACAATCTGTTGTGCGATGGACATGGCCGACCACCCACTCCCGTCTTAGAAATAGATGTACAGTCGAAATCTTCCAAAACTTGGATTAAATATGCACGAACGGAAGTCGTAGAC CGAAGTAGTaatccaaattttttaactactgTAAGCTTTCGAGCTAGCGACGGGTTGACCACTGAAACAAAAATCAGAATAACCGCGTACGACGTCAGAGAAAGAGTCAGCCAAACCGCAACTCCAATCGGAAGCGCGGTAGTGACATTCAGTACGGTGCAAGACACGCCTAG ATTAAGGATACCGTTAAAGTCAGCGAAAACAACGACAGTCGGATTTTTAACGATTAACGTGTGGAATCTGGAAGCTGAGGATAAAGGGAATAGCACAGAGAGCACACCGTCGCGAAATGCAGTATACACTAATAACAAccaacaa cTGCCTTCGCACAGACGCTCGCAGTCGTTACCTCCGAGATTAGGGACGAAAATTAAGTTCCCGTATCAAGGCCAGTTAAAGCTTCTCTTTGCAAATCCATTCGTGCAGACTTACAG ATTTCACTCCGGATTAGGGGGTGACATATGTGTACATGAGATTATGGCGGAGAGTAAACTCTGTTTTCAATTTCCGCAACATTTGCT GGGTATTTGGATACAGgaggaaaaagaattattacaagAGGTAGCCGGAATGGGAGAATTGAGGGAACCTTGGCACACGAAGCAAGTCGAATTGCTTGACCGTCATCTTCACTTGTTACATTTGTATTCTCAAGCCAAAGAAAACTTAGCCGCCTACAAAG GGAGTTATTTCAAGCAGTCGTCGCGAAAGAACGACCGCACTCTCGAATTTGCGCCTTTGAATTTACACCTTCAACGAATGTGGGTCCACAACGATACGTTGAATAAGTGcggattttatgattttattagcGTAGGAGCGTTTACCGCGCATTCCCATAAAAGCAAAAACGGCGGACTCATAAG ATTGGTGCAGGCACTGAAGGAGTCGCCTATGCGAAGTAATCAACTTTATCAGGGAACATCAAAAATCACTATGGCGCACGATGCAATCCAAGCGATCAAACAATTACGCCGGGACGTTGTAGAAGCAATGAGATCCTTGATGAAACTTGCCAAGGAGAAGCAAACGAGTGGCATGTTACCGATATGCGAGGATATGATCACAAAGACCAGGATCTTACTTAGTCTCTGGGATCCCGGCTTGGTAGAAGAGGCTTTAACGTTTTTGGAAGAGTACAAAGTCGCGAAGGTCCAGGACAACTCAACCACGTCTTCGGACGACACTTTGACACTGGATTTTAAAATCAATCAATCCTTGTCACCTTTTAAACGCATTACACAACAGCTGAACTTCGATTTGAAGAGTCCTGACTTTGATGATTTCGTCACGCCTGACACTCCCGAGTGCGTGCAGGACATATGGTCGAAAAACGGCATTAGAAATGGTCAGTATGCTTCCATAGCATACTCGAAAAACGAAATACCCAACAATAATACTGGCGAGAGCGAAGAAGAGAATTTCGTAATATTTCCGGACGTGGAGGATGATCTTAAACAGGCAGAAGCGGATACTGACGAAAGTATTCAGCGAAACCATGAcaacgaaaaaaaagaaggcTACGACGACGAGAAGGAAGATTTGAAGAATGAGACTGATCCGTGTAAACGTTTCTTAGACACTCAGAAGATGTGCAATTCGCCATctgcaaattattataaacctACAGACGAACCGGAACCGTGGGATCTCACTCAGTTAAATATTGAGGCGAGCGTCATGTGTCTCGTATCAAAAGTAAAGTTTCTCTGCGGTAGATGCAGCAGTCCGGCCGTACGATTGCGTAACAAAGGTAGCATGGGCAGAACGCAGAGTTTGAAAGGGGGTTGCTTGCCGAGCAACCGGCATAACGTTGAGGTCGTTACAATTCAGCCAAAGAACGGTATCAAATGCGAGGAATCGAACAAATTGCTGGAAGAGTCAAACGAGCGACTTCAGTCTAGCCCGGGAATAGAAAAACCGGCGCTTTCCAAGGCAAAGGAAg GGATAACCGATACTTATCGTAACTCGTCTTCCAATGAAGTGTGCCAAGCGGTCGATTCGATGACGCGCGTGATAAAAAGTAATTCAGGACAGAGGAACAAGTTTACCGAAGGCTTAGACTTTGCGTCGATCGTCGATTGGACGAGCGAACTTAGGCCAAGCATGAAGAAGCTGCGGCAAGCCATGGACGGTTTACTGAAAACTGCCAGACTGACGCACTCCGTATTTCGCGTACAGGAGGATTCGAAAACAGCGCAGCGCGTGTGCAACGTTCGGTATAGAAGAGACGTTTGCTTCAGTCAGGCG CTAACTGCCTTAGTAACCGGCATAATGGCGAAACTATGGTGCCAACGACCCGACCCGATGTTTCTACTAATACTCACAACTCTGGGACCATTGGTCTCCTTCGAAGGCCTTCTTAGCTATTACGGAGACGAGATAGACATGTGGGGCGACATGGCCGTCGCGGTCGAAGACACGCATACCGTCACATTCACTCTGTCCAGATGTGGTATTCAACCCAg AGTCGAAGGAAAGTCCAACGTGCTCCAGCTTCCTGTACCGCGCGTAGTAGGCTCGCGAAGTGCACTGACGGTGATACTCCCGGTTCCAGATACGATTTACTCTCTCTTGCCATTAGTGCCCTCCTCGAGACAAACGTTGTCGTTCAACGTGACTCCGGTGTTTTTCAACGTCGGTATTAACGAGATGGCTTCCTTAGCCGAGAGCCTCGGCACCACGAAGCCACAAGAGAAAAGTAATATGGATAACTTTGATAGATTGAACGAATATTATTTGAGATTTAAGAAGCTGAATCTACCGACTGAACCTACATCTACGCGTT TTGCCGCTAGGTCAATTTTGGGCCACACATTATCGGACATGATGACCAATTTAAAGACATGTGTGCAAGAGAAAGTTAATAAGAACGTAGAAATTTTGCAATTGTCCTCACAAATTTGCCGAAGAATGCGCGGTTTGAGATTTACCAGCTGCAAAAGCGCGAAAGATCGAACCGGTATGTCGATCACTCTTGAACAAGTCAATATATTATCGTCGGAATATCACTTGGCTGAACACGAGTACATGAGGGCTCTTGACTGTATGCGAAG TGAGGGCTGTCGCCGAGAGAACACATGGAAGAACATTGGTGTGCGCAAATACGCATTCAACAGCTTGCAGATTCTGACGTTGCCCAGACTCTACCGGCCGCCGACCGGCACATACGGATCTGCCCAGACTTAA
- the LOC105202562 gene encoding inositol polyphosphate-4-phosphatase type I A isoform X2, which produces MRFNKQELLTLATQPSQKFEKEGILYVRERQEGFFRRTESTGKKLQNKNQKRRSHKSLRDLNCVTAGASKVSLERWCRLRGNLLFYFKSREQWSEPLGVIILEQCTVRVDPSSTNVPYGFSIVFDGGLFQQLGANTAEERDSWLQALQLASYECMRSQLLSLRQRIEAFSGHKHDTDIQMLRLQRGTFTDPAEVPMCEISLACDNLLCDGHGRPPTPVLEIDVQSKSSKTWIKYARTEVVDRSSNPNFLTTVSFRASDGLTTETKIRITAYDVRERVSQTATPIGSAVVTFSTVQDTPRLRIPLKSAKTTTVGFLTINVWNLEAEDKGNSTESTPSRNAVYTNNNQQLPSHRRSQSLPPRLGTKIKFPYQGQLKLLFANPFVQTYRFHSGLGGDICVHEIMAESKLCFQFPQHLLGIWIQEEKELLQEVAGMGELREPWHTKQVELLDRHLHLLHLYSQAKENLAAYKGSYFKQSSRKNDRTLEFAPLNLHLQRMWVHNDTLNKCGFYDFISVGAFTAHSHKSKNGGLIRLVQALKESPMRSNQLYQGTSKITMAHDAIQAIKQLRRDVVEAMRSLMKLAKEKQTSGMLPICEDMITKTRILLSLWDPGLVEEALTFLEEYKVAKVQDNSTTSSDDTLTLDFKINQSLSPFKRITQQLNFDLKSPDFDDFVTPDTPECVQDIWSKNGIRNGQYASIAYSKNEIPNNNTGESEEENFVIFPDVEDDLKQAEADTDESIQRNHDNEKKEGYDDEKEDLKNETDPCKRFLDTQKMCNSPSANYYKPTDEPEPWDLTQLNIEASVMCLVSKVKFLCGRCSSPAVRLRNKGSMGRTQSLKGGCLPSNRHNVEVVTIQPKNGIKCEESNKLLEESNERLQSSPGIEKPALSKAKEVCQAVDSMTRVIKSNSGQRNKFTEGLDFASIVDWTSELRPSMKKLRQAMDGLLKTARLTHSVFRVQEDSKTAQRVCNVRYRRDVCFSQALTALVTGIMAKLWCQRPDPMFLLILTTLGPLVSFEGLLSYYGDEIDMWGDMAVAVEDTHTVTFTLSRCGIQPRVEGKSNVLQLPVPRVVGSRSALTVILPVPDTIYSLLPLVPSSRQTLSFNVTPVFFNVGINEMASLAESLGTTKPQEKSNMDNFDRLNEYYLRFKKLNLPTEPTSTRFAARSILGHTLSDMMTNLKTCVQEKVNKNVEILQLSSQICRRMRGLRFTSCKSAKDRTGMSITLEQVNILSSEYHLAEHEYMRALDCMRSEGCRRENTWKNIGVRKYAFNSLQILTLPRLYRPPTGTYGSAQT; this is translated from the exons ATGAGATTCAATAAGCAGGAGTTACTGACTCTGGCTACACAGCCTTCGCAGAAATTCGAGAAGGAGGGAATCCTGTATGTGAGAGAACGGCAGGAAGGCTTCTTTCGCAGGACAGAAA GTACAGGTAAAAAACTTCAGAACAAAAATCAGAAACGGAGGTCGCATAAGAGTCTACGAGATCTCAATTGCGTTACTGCCGGCGCGAGCAAAG TAAGTCTCGAACGATGGTGCAGACTGCGAGGCAATCTTCTGTTCTATTTCAAATCGCGGGAGCAGTGGTCGGAGCCGCTGGGGGTGATCATCCTGGAGCAGTGTACGGTACGCGTGGATCCGTCCAGCACCAACGTCCCTTACGGATTCAGCATAG TTTTCGACGGAGGCTTATTTCAACAGTTAGGCGCGAATACAGCCGAGGAACGGGACAGTTGGTTGCAGGCGCTGCAACTGGCCAGCTACGAGTGCATGCGGAGCcagttgttatcgttgcgcCAGCGCATCGAGGCCTTCAGTGGGCACAAGCACGACACCGACATACAGATGTTGCGGTTGCAGCGCGGGACCTTCACAG ATCCGGCGGAAGTGCCAATGTGCGAGATATCATTAGCCTGTGACAATCTGTTGTGCGATGGACATGGCCGACCACCCACTCCCGTCTTAGAAATAGATGTACAGTCGAAATCTTCCAAAACTTGGATTAAATATGCACGAACGGAAGTCGTAGAC CGAAGTAGTaatccaaattttttaactactgTAAGCTTTCGAGCTAGCGACGGGTTGACCACTGAAACAAAAATCAGAATAACCGCGTACGACGTCAGAGAAAGAGTCAGCCAAACCGCAACTCCAATCGGAAGCGCGGTAGTGACATTCAGTACGGTGCAAGACACGCCTAG ATTAAGGATACCGTTAAAGTCAGCGAAAACAACGACAGTCGGATTTTTAACGATTAACGTGTGGAATCTGGAAGCTGAGGATAAAGGGAATAGCACAGAGAGCACACCGTCGCGAAATGCAGTATACACTAATAACAAccaacaa cTGCCTTCGCACAGACGCTCGCAGTCGTTACCTCCGAGATTAGGGACGAAAATTAAGTTCCCGTATCAAGGCCAGTTAAAGCTTCTCTTTGCAAATCCATTCGTGCAGACTTACAG ATTTCACTCCGGATTAGGGGGTGACATATGTGTACATGAGATTATGGCGGAGAGTAAACTCTGTTTTCAATTTCCGCAACATTTGCT GGGTATTTGGATACAGgaggaaaaagaattattacaagAGGTAGCCGGAATGGGAGAATTGAGGGAACCTTGGCACACGAAGCAAGTCGAATTGCTTGACCGTCATCTTCACTTGTTACATTTGTATTCTCAAGCCAAAGAAAACTTAGCCGCCTACAAAG GGAGTTATTTCAAGCAGTCGTCGCGAAAGAACGACCGCACTCTCGAATTTGCGCCTTTGAATTTACACCTTCAACGAATGTGGGTCCACAACGATACGTTGAATAAGTGcggattttatgattttattagcGTAGGAGCGTTTACCGCGCATTCCCATAAAAGCAAAAACGGCGGACTCATAAG ATTGGTGCAGGCACTGAAGGAGTCGCCTATGCGAAGTAATCAACTTTATCAGGGAACATCAAAAATCACTATGGCGCACGATGCAATCCAAGCGATCAAACAATTACGCCGGGACGTTGTAGAAGCAATGAGATCCTTGATGAAACTTGCCAAGGAGAAGCAAACGAGTGGCATGTTACCGATATGCGAGGATATGATCACAAAGACCAGGATCTTACTTAGTCTCTGGGATCCCGGCTTGGTAGAAGAGGCTTTAACGTTTTTGGAAGAGTACAAAGTCGCGAAGGTCCAGGACAACTCAACCACGTCTTCGGACGACACTTTGACACTGGATTTTAAAATCAATCAATCCTTGTCACCTTTTAAACGCATTACACAACAGCTGAACTTCGATTTGAAGAGTCCTGACTTTGATGATTTCGTCACGCCTGACACTCCCGAGTGCGTGCAGGACATATGGTCGAAAAACGGCATTAGAAATGGTCAGTATGCTTCCATAGCATACTCGAAAAACGAAATACCCAACAATAATACTGGCGAGAGCGAAGAAGAGAATTTCGTAATATTTCCGGACGTGGAGGATGATCTTAAACAGGCAGAAGCGGATACTGACGAAAGTATTCAGCGAAACCATGAcaacgaaaaaaaagaaggcTACGACGACGAGAAGGAAGATTTGAAGAATGAGACTGATCCGTGTAAACGTTTCTTAGACACTCAGAAGATGTGCAATTCGCCATctgcaaattattataaacctACAGACGAACCGGAACCGTGGGATCTCACTCAGTTAAATATTGAGGCGAGCGTCATGTGTCTCGTATCAAAAGTAAAGTTTCTCTGCGGTAGATGCAGCAGTCCGGCCGTACGATTGCGTAACAAAGGTAGCATGGGCAGAACGCAGAGTTTGAAAGGGGGTTGCTTGCCGAGCAACCGGCATAACGTTGAGGTCGTTACAATTCAGCCAAAGAACGGTATCAAATGCGAGGAATCGAACAAATTGCTGGAAGAGTCAAACGAGCGACTTCAGTCTAGCCCGGGAATAGAAAAACCGGCGCTTTCCAAGGCAAAGGAAg TGTGCCAAGCGGTCGATTCGATGACGCGCGTGATAAAAAGTAATTCAGGACAGAGGAACAAGTTTACCGAAGGCTTAGACTTTGCGTCGATCGTCGATTGGACGAGCGAACTTAGGCCAAGCATGAAGAAGCTGCGGCAAGCCATGGACGGTTTACTGAAAACTGCCAGACTGACGCACTCCGTATTTCGCGTACAGGAGGATTCGAAAACAGCGCAGCGCGTGTGCAACGTTCGGTATAGAAGAGACGTTTGCTTCAGTCAGGCG CTAACTGCCTTAGTAACCGGCATAATGGCGAAACTATGGTGCCAACGACCCGACCCGATGTTTCTACTAATACTCACAACTCTGGGACCATTGGTCTCCTTCGAAGGCCTTCTTAGCTATTACGGAGACGAGATAGACATGTGGGGCGACATGGCCGTCGCGGTCGAAGACACGCATACCGTCACATTCACTCTGTCCAGATGTGGTATTCAACCCAg AGTCGAAGGAAAGTCCAACGTGCTCCAGCTTCCTGTACCGCGCGTAGTAGGCTCGCGAAGTGCACTGACGGTGATACTCCCGGTTCCAGATACGATTTACTCTCTCTTGCCATTAGTGCCCTCCTCGAGACAAACGTTGTCGTTCAACGTGACTCCGGTGTTTTTCAACGTCGGTATTAACGAGATGGCTTCCTTAGCCGAGAGCCTCGGCACCACGAAGCCACAAGAGAAAAGTAATATGGATAACTTTGATAGATTGAACGAATATTATTTGAGATTTAAGAAGCTGAATCTACCGACTGAACCTACATCTACGCGTT TTGCCGCTAGGTCAATTTTGGGCCACACATTATCGGACATGATGACCAATTTAAAGACATGTGTGCAAGAGAAAGTTAATAAGAACGTAGAAATTTTGCAATTGTCCTCACAAATTTGCCGAAGAATGCGCGGTTTGAGATTTACCAGCTGCAAAAGCGCGAAAGATCGAACCGGTATGTCGATCACTCTTGAACAAGTCAATATATTATCGTCGGAATATCACTTGGCTGAACACGAGTACATGAGGGCTCTTGACTGTATGCGAAG TGAGGGCTGTCGCCGAGAGAACACATGGAAGAACATTGGTGTGCGCAAATACGCATTCAACAGCTTGCAGATTCTGACGTTGCCCAGACTCTACCGGCCGCCGACCGGCACATACGGATCTGCCCAGACTTAA